The proteins below are encoded in one region of Bacteroides uniformis:
- a CDS encoding DUF5107 domain-containing protein: MYRNTFLSVMFLACCFNGSLCAQSDAQIYERTCDAKTYPFSDPSPVATPNNSYYPYFRFDGFSMQAQEKQWKMVVLENDYVKLTVTPEIGGKIWGAIDKVNNKEFVYTNGVVKFRDVAMRGPWTSGGIEFNFGIIGHAPTCSTPIDYLTKKNVDGSVSCHIFSYEWITRTVWNVEINLPKDKAYFTTHTTWFNQSSIDQPYYQWMNAGYATKTGTRFYYPGTYSIGHSGDLHPYPIDEEGRDVSWYDNNNFGASKSLHIIGDYNDYFGIYWHNEKHGSAHYSNYDEKLGMKFYLWSFSREGAIWEELLTDDSGQYAELQSGRMYNQPSVTSGFTPFNHNEFAAQMTDQWTEYWFPIAEIGGLSQASPLGAIYVEHSEKNIEVHLSALKDICTDMEIYNDRQLLMKMPIKAKILTPEYFNIPLPFDIPEGKLRIIIGNKELVYSEIKNDYELNRPKELPADFDWNSTYGLYMQGKDWLNQKMYGNAEKYLKAALEKDVYFIPALVSLSSLYYKKGMYLDACELVKRVLSLDTYHGEANYLYGLCSRAMGNLADAKDGFSVATFSPGFRTAAYEQLGELYMREENWEKAEQYALKSLEYNQMNLYAKQLLIVLYRKSNHAEKALSEIEKMTEQLPLLHWVRFEEYLLEASTAEEFSSLICNELSFETYMEMAVWYESIGCLDEAITLLSFVDTYPIALYQKAYIYHLKGDEKGAMVFLDEANKKSPKMVFPFRAHTLKVLEWAAGLSDNWKISYYRGLIQWSVGNTCCALNLLNSCKDVPDYAAFYLSRAELRKDKSGLPDLLMAQKLDQSWRTQYYLLNYYVDHEQWAEAVKVGRNAYKRYPDNYYIGLKYAMALCESGQYMASLNCLKKLQVLPYEGSYIGRDIYRRACLYQAMKEWEDGRYAKMLTMIEKTQEWPENLGVGKPDEELIDTRLEDYMAAIAYVEQGQSMQADKLFSQIASSNMSEAYFDSNNLLVVLALRNLGKVDMADSLVNEWKVKHVHNEIAQWCILVYNNEKKKATEILNKYEETEEIAPWNVGYRDYNFKLIRKLSRILKK; the protein is encoded by the coding sequence ATGTATAGAAATACTTTTTTATCTGTTATGTTTCTTGCGTGTTGTTTTAATGGTAGTCTTTGTGCACAAAGTGATGCACAAATTTATGAAAGGACTTGTGATGCAAAGACTTATCCTTTTTCAGACCCATCTCCAGTTGCGACACCTAATAATTCTTATTATCCTTATTTCCGCTTTGATGGTTTTTCTATGCAAGCGCAGGAGAAGCAGTGGAAAATGGTTGTTTTGGAAAATGATTATGTGAAACTAACTGTAACTCCAGAAATCGGAGGGAAAATTTGGGGAGCCATAGACAAAGTTAATAATAAAGAATTTGTTTACACTAATGGAGTCGTGAAATTTCGTGATGTGGCAATGAGAGGACCCTGGACATCGGGAGGTATAGAATTTAATTTTGGTATTATTGGTCATGCTCCTACATGTAGTACTCCTATAGATTATCTTACAAAAAAGAATGTGGATGGTAGTGTTAGTTGTCATATATTTTCTTATGAGTGGATTACGCGTACAGTCTGGAATGTCGAAATTAATTTACCTAAGGACAAGGCTTATTTCACAACGCACACAACTTGGTTTAATCAGTCTTCTATTGATCAACCTTATTACCAATGGATGAATGCTGGTTATGCTACTAAAACTGGAACAAGATTTTATTATCCAGGTACTTATAGTATAGGACATTCGGGAGATTTGCATCCTTATCCGATTGATGAGGAGGGGCGAGATGTCTCGTGGTATGATAATAATAATTTTGGTGCTTCTAAATCTTTACATATAATAGGTGATTATAATGATTATTTTGGGATTTATTGGCATAATGAAAAACATGGTTCAGCTCATTACTCCAATTATGATGAGAAATTGGGGATGAAATTTTATCTTTGGAGTTTTTCACGTGAAGGGGCCATCTGGGAAGAACTATTGACTGATGATAGTGGGCAATATGCGGAACTACAATCTGGTAGAATGTATAATCAGCCAAGTGTGACCAGCGGTTTTACACCATTTAATCATAATGAGTTTGCTGCACAGATGACAGACCAATGGACTGAATATTGGTTTCCTATAGCCGAGATCGGTGGTCTTTCTCAAGCAAGTCCGCTAGGCGCTATATATGTAGAGCACTCTGAAAAAAATATTGAAGTTCATTTATCTGCTCTGAAAGATATTTGTACCGATATGGAAATTTACAATGACAGGCAATTATTGATGAAGATGCCTATAAAAGCTAAAATATTAACTCCTGAGTATTTTAATATACCTTTGCCTTTTGATATTCCGGAAGGAAAGCTCAGAATTATAATAGGGAATAAGGAATTGGTTTATTCAGAGATAAAAAATGATTATGAACTGAACCGTCCGAAAGAACTACCAGCTGATTTTGACTGGAATTCTACATATGGGCTTTATATGCAGGGTAAAGACTGGCTAAATCAGAAAATGTATGGAAATGCGGAAAAATATTTGAAAGCAGCTCTAGAGAAAGATGTATATTTTATTCCGGCATTGGTAAGCTTATCTTCATTGTATTATAAGAAAGGGATGTATCTTGATGCTTGTGAATTGGTAAAACGAGTGTTGAGTTTAGATACTTATCATGGAGAGGCCAACTATTTGTATGGATTATGTAGTCGTGCTATGGGAAATCTGGCAGATGCCAAAGATGGCTTTTCCGTGGCAACATTTTCTCCAGGTTTTCGTACGGCTGCTTATGAGCAGTTGGGTGAACTTTATATGAGAGAGGAAAATTGGGAAAAAGCTGAGCAATATGCATTAAAAAGTTTGGAGTATAATCAAATGAACTTATATGCGAAGCAGTTGCTGATTGTCCTTTACAGAAAAAGTAATCATGCGGAAAAAGCGTTGAGTGAAATAGAAAAAATGACAGAACAGTTGCCATTGCTACATTGGGTTCGATTTGAAGAGTATTTATTGGAAGCCTCGACTGCTGAAGAATTCAGTTCTCTTATTTGTAATGAGCTCTCTTTCGAGACTTATATGGAAATGGCTGTATGGTATGAGTCTATTGGCTGTCTGGATGAAGCTATTACACTTCTATCATTTGTAGATACTTATCCAATAGCTTTGTATCAGAAGGCCTATATATATCATTTGAAAGGGGATGAAAAGGGGGCAATGGTATTTTTGGATGAGGCTAATAAGAAGTCTCCTAAAATGGTGTTTCCTTTTCGTGCCCATACATTGAAAGTTTTGGAATGGGCAGCAGGTTTGTCTGATAATTGGAAAATAAGTTATTATCGTGGGCTGATTCAATGGAGTGTTGGCAATACATGTTGTGCTTTAAATTTATTGAATAGTTGCAAAGATGTTCCTGATTATGCTGCTTTTTATTTAAGTCGTGCTGAGTTGCGAAAGGATAAGTCTGGTTTGCCCGATTTGCTCATGGCTCAAAAACTTGATCAATCATGGAGAACACAGTACTATTTATTAAATTATTATGTTGATCATGAGCAATGGGCAGAGGCTGTAAAAGTGGGAAGGAATGCTTATAAGAGATATCCAGATAACTATTATATTGGATTAAAATATGCAATGGCTCTTTGTGAGAGTGGACAGTATATGGCTAGTCTCAATTGTCTGAAGAAGTTACAGGTACTTCCTTATGAGGGATCGTATATTGGACGTGATATTTATCGCAGGGCTTGTCTGTATCAAGCTATGAAAGAATGGGAAGATGGTAGGTATGCCAAAATGTTAACAATGATAGAGAAAACACAAGAATGGCCGGAGAACTTGGGGGTAGGAAAGCCTGATGAGGAGTTGATAGATACTCGCTTGGAAGACTATATGGCAGCTATTGCGTATGTAGAACAAGGGCAAAGTATGCAAGCAGATAAATTGTTCTCTCAAATTGCAAGTAGCAATATGTCTGAAGCTTATTTTGACTCAAATAACCTTTTGGTTGTGCTGGCATTGCGTAACTTAGGAAAAGTTGACATGGCAGATAGTCTTGTGAATGAATGGAAAGTTAAACATGTACATAATGAAATAGCTCAGTGGTGTATATTGGTTTATAATAATGAAAAGAAAAAGGCAACAGAGATACTTAATAAGTATGAAGAAACGGAAGAAATTGCTCCATGGAATGTTGGTTATAGGGATTATAACTTTAAATTGATAAGAAAATTGAGTCGTATATTGAAAAAATAA
- a CDS encoding DOMON domain-containing protein, whose product MRKFSVFLGIILFVQILYSCTSPIIPYSIDAKKEDPPLETLINWEGWYTIKAIKPFFAPWDYLEDETVFRCFFSSQYFYFSFNVADATPIMCREFVQESDVEAEDRVEIFFSASKDMGQYYCMEIDPSGHVMDYSASYYRKFDYEWNFKSLEICSIKDEKGYIVAGRLSVSELLELGIDLEEFYMGVFRADFTTPNTVIWYSSVSINEPKPDFHKPNILFPCMKK is encoded by the coding sequence ATGAGAAAGTTTTCTGTATTTTTAGGAATAATTTTATTTGTTCAGATCCTGTATAGTTGTACTTCTCCAATTATTCCTTATTCCATAGACGCGAAGAAAGAAGACCCTCCGCTAGAGACTCTGATCAATTGGGAGGGATGGTATACCATTAAGGCTATAAAACCATTTTTCGCTCCTTGGGATTATTTGGAGGATGAGACGGTATTTAGGTGTTTCTTTTCTTCACAATATTTTTATTTTAGTTTTAATGTAGCAGATGCCACTCCAATCATGTGTCGTGAGTTTGTTCAAGAGTCTGATGTTGAAGCTGAGGATCGTGTGGAAATCTTTTTTTCGGCTTCAAAAGATATGGGACAATATTATTGTATGGAGATAGATCCTAGCGGGCATGTTATGGATTATTCAGCTAGCTATTATAGAAAATTTGATTATGAATGGAATTTTAAGAGTCTGGAAATATGTTCCATAAAAGATGAAAAAGGGTATATCGTTGCAGGCAGACTGTCTGTTTCAGAACTTTTGGAATTGGGAATTGATTTAGAAGAGTTTTATATGGGAGTTTTCAGAGCAGATTTTACAACGCCTAATACGGTTATTTGGTATTCATCTGTGAGTATAAATGAGCCTAAACCAGATTTTCATAAACCCAATATCTTATTTCCTTGTATGAAAAAATAG